In Phlebotomus papatasi isolate M1 chromosome 1, Ppap_2.1, whole genome shotgun sequence, the following proteins share a genomic window:
- the LOC129809684 gene encoding cleavage and polyadenylation specificity factor subunit 4: protein MDILIANVEHLEFKIERDLNEQYGALPLPFPGMDKSTAAVCQFFNGRDGMECDKGAACPFRHIRGDRTIVCKHWLRGLCKKGDQCEFLHEYDMTKMPECYFYSRFNACHNKECPFLHIDPESKIKDCPWYDRGFCRHGPHCRHRHVRRILCTNYLAGFCPDGKQCKYMHPRFELPPPPEIPRDQLQKRAPTCHYCGELGHKASYCQKMPQEQREAVQRQDELRYRTMGYMNRGGFEEGQMQGPPPRGPPKPLEEITCFKCGNKGHYANKCPKGHLAFLSHNPHAQHFGKKV from the exons atggatattttaataGCAAATGTGGAGCATTTAGAGTTTAAGATCGAGAGGGATCTCAATGAGCAGTATGGAGCTCTTCCACTTCCCTTTCCCGGGATGGACA AGTCCACGGCGGCTGTTTGTCAATTCTTCAATGGAAGGGATGGAATGGAATGTGACAAGGGGGCTGCATGCCCCTTCAGACACATCCGGGGCGATAGAACAATTGTCTGTAAGCACTGGCTGCGAGGATTGTGCAAAAAGGGGGATCAGTGTGAATTCCTGCACGAATATGACATGACAAAGATGCCCGAGTGCTACTTCTATTCCCGATTCAATGCTTGCCACAACAAAGAGTGCCCATTTTTGCACATTGATCCTGAGAGCAAGATAAAGGATTGTCCGTGGTATGACAGAGGATTCTGCCGGCATGGACCCCATTGTCGCCATCGGCATGTCCGTAGGATCCTCTGTACGAATTACCTGGCAGGTTTTTGTCCAGATGGGAAGCAGTGCAAGTACATGCATCCCCGCTTCGAACTGCCTCCACCTCCGGAAATCCCTCGGGATCAGCTGCAGAAGCGCGCTCCCACGTGCCATTACTGCGGAGAATTGGGCCACAAGGCATCCTACTGTCAGAAGATGCCACAGGAACAGCGTGAAGCTGTGCAGCGACAGGATGAGCTTCGCTATCGCACAATGGGCTACATGAATCGCGGTGGCTTCGAGGAGGGACAAATGCAAGGTCCTCCGCCCCGAGGGCCCCCTAAGCCCCTGGAAGAGATCACATGCTTCAAATGCGGCAACAAAGGACACTACGCCAACAAATGCCCCAAAGGTCACCTCGCCTTCCTCTCCCACAATCCCCATGCCCAACACTTTGGTAAAAAAGTCTAA